From the Halorhabdus utahensis DSM 12940 genome, one window contains:
- a CDS encoding Hsp20/alpha crystallin family protein has translation MALPTSPASSWMQSMDFPSRLFETSSSDYELYEEDDEFVLSVELPGFDPEEISVTWDDGVLNIAAEHEDDGRDQRRTYHRRFRFPKTIDDEAIAAEYDNGILEVRLPVMAGATTRGKEIEVQA, from the coding sequence ATGGCACTGCCCACGAGCCCAGCCAGCTCCTGGATGCAGAGCATGGATTTCCCGAGTCGACTGTTCGAAACAAGTAGTAGCGACTACGAACTGTACGAGGAGGACGATGAGTTCGTCCTCAGCGTCGAGTTGCCGGGATTTGACCCGGAAGAGATCTCCGTGACGTGGGACGATGGGGTCCTCAACATTGCAGCCGAACATGAGGACGATGGGCGCGACCAGCGTCGGACCTACCACCGTCGGTTCCGCTTCCCGAAGACCATCGACGACGAGGCGATCGCGGCCGAGTACGACAATGGCATCCTCGAAGTCCGGTTACCGGTGATGGCAGGTGCGACCACCCGCGGCAAGGAGATCGAGGTGCAGGCCTGA
- a CDS encoding CrcB family protein translates to MAGESHSLARVEPLVLIAVGGFAGAILRYAFAMGMPSAIHGTLAANALGSFGLGVLLYERHLANAIAPETRLLAGTGFLSSFTTYSTFAVETAALSPTLAAGNVLANYGLGIAGVLAGRAVTRGLV, encoded by the coding sequence ATGGCAGGTGAGAGTCACTCGCTCGCGCGAGTCGAACCGCTGGTGTTGATCGCCGTCGGCGGGTTCGCCGGTGCGATCCTTCGATACGCCTTCGCGATGGGGATGCCGTCGGCGATCCACGGCACGCTCGCTGCCAACGCACTGGGGAGTTTCGGGCTGGGTGTCCTGCTGTACGAGCGTCACCTGGCGAACGCGATCGCGCCCGAAACACGGTTGCTCGCCGGCACCGGCTTTCTGTCGTCGTTTACGACCTACAGCACCTTCGCGGTCGAGACGGCTGCACTCTCGCCGACACTCGCCGCCGGGAACGTTCTGGCGAACTACGGGCTGGGTATCGCGGGTGTCCTGGCCGGCCGCGCGGTCACCCGGGGGCTCGTATGA
- a CDS encoding CapA family protein, whose protein sequence is MRWTRRGLLAAGATALGGCASDTETQSRRDEDRSRASATVGFVGDAMLGRGVNDRWTDNEAAGVWGSTIERLQALDGLVVNLECCIASPEKGERWPGKTYYFRAEPDFAVPALEAANVSVAALANNHVLDFGESGLQRTLAHLDNAGIAHTGAGPNRGTALEPAVFDPSLTIAVISLTDRWAAYAAGEHSPGTAHTPLDRSAGSTRAIVQNTLERVETADPDLVVASLHWGSNWETSPSPTQQAFARWLVEQGVDVVHGHSAHVLQGVEVYQGRPIIYDAGDFVDDYIHKDGLHNKRSALFELVVTDGRLDELRLVPVEIENKAVSLADADVSRWVHETIAERSEPFGTRFERTDDGAVVPLGSC, encoded by the coding sequence ATGCGCTGGACTCGTCGCGGATTGTTGGCGGCAGGGGCGACGGCCCTGGGAGGCTGTGCGAGCGACACCGAAACGCAGAGTCGACGTGACGAGGACAGGTCCAGAGCATCTGCCACCGTCGGCTTCGTCGGCGATGCCATGCTTGGACGGGGTGTGAACGACCGCTGGACCGACAACGAGGCCGCGGGCGTCTGGGGATCCACCATCGAGCGACTACAAGCCCTTGACGGACTCGTGGTGAACCTGGAGTGCTGTATCGCCAGCCCCGAGAAGGGCGAGCGATGGCCGGGCAAGACCTACTACTTCCGGGCCGAGCCCGACTTCGCGGTACCAGCACTCGAAGCAGCGAACGTCTCGGTCGCCGCACTCGCCAACAACCACGTGCTTGACTTCGGTGAGTCGGGCCTCCAGAGGACGCTCGCTCACCTCGATAATGCAGGCATCGCCCACACTGGGGCAGGGCCAAACCGCGGTACTGCGCTCGAACCCGCCGTCTTCGACCCGAGCCTGACCATCGCGGTGATCTCGCTCACCGACCGGTGGGCCGCCTACGCCGCAGGTGAGCACAGTCCCGGCACAGCCCACACGCCACTCGATCGCTCGGCAGGTTCGACGCGTGCCATCGTTCAAAACACCCTCGAGCGCGTCGAAACGGCCGATCCCGACCTCGTCGTCGCGTCACTGCACTGGGGGTCCAACTGGGAGACGTCCCCGAGTCCAACCCAGCAGGCCTTCGCCCGGTGGCTCGTCGAGCAGGGCGTGGACGTGGTCCATGGCCATAGCGCTCACGTGCTCCAGGGCGTCGAAGTGTACCAGGGCCGCCCAATTATCTACGACGCCGGCGACTTCGTTGACGACTACATTCACAAAGACGGACTGCACAACAAGCGCAGCGCGCTGTTCGAGCTGGTCGTGACCGACGGTCGTCTCGACGAGCTCCGGCTCGTCCCAGTCGAGATCGAGAACAAAGCTGTCTCTCTGGCTGATGCGGACGTTTCTCGGTGGGTGCACGAGACGATAGCCGAGCGTTCGGAGCCGTTCGGCACCAGATTCGAACGGACCGACGACGGCGCGGTCGTTCCACTGGGATCGTGCTGA
- a CDS encoding DUF3368 domain-containing protein, giving the protein MYVFDATPLIYLATVDRLGMLTEFEDDRLVPERVYDEVVTVGLDAGHADARRVERAVEDDVLTVATVERTASFERLAANDSLSEADAAVLALAAARDGTGVMDEQYGRDVAAAEGIETRGTAYLVLRSLKRDAITAEEARETIDAMVDAGWYCAPDLYAKLLRRIEDLA; this is encoded by the coding sequence ATGTACGTCTTCGATGCGACGCCGTTGATCTATCTCGCGACTGTCGATCGACTCGGGATGCTCACCGAGTTCGAAGACGATCGATTGGTTCCAGAACGCGTCTACGACGAGGTCGTCACGGTCGGCCTCGACGCGGGTCACGCCGACGCCAGGCGCGTCGAGCGCGCCGTCGAGGACGACGTACTGACTGTCGCGACGGTGGAACGAACGGCCTCCTTCGAACGCCTGGCAGCGAACGACAGTCTCAGCGAGGCGGACGCCGCAGTCCTCGCGCTGGCAGCAGCCCGGGACGGGACCGGTGTCATGGACGAACAGTACGGTCGCGACGTGGCCGCCGCCGAGGGGATCGAGACGCGGGGGACGGCATACCTCGTGCTTCGATCACTCAAGCGAGACGCGATCACTGCCGAGGAGGCACGCGAGACCATCGACGCGATGGTCGATGCCGGCTGGTACTGCGCGCCGGACTTATATGCGAAACTCCTTCGCCGCATCGAGGATCTCGCCTGA
- a CDS encoding RNA-guided endonuclease InsQ/TnpB family protein, with product MEVRRTVPVKLDVDSDDTALLRETIAEFLWAADYVVDHAWQGDYKTTSKAQLQEETYDDVREQTRLHANLVQNARNKAADAVQGVVARWKQGEYAGKPHFSKPTVVYDKRCATFHDDHVSLATIDGRIEVEYVLPDDDRDTPHSRYLDSDDHEVTSAELHNKDGEWFLHLRTKAEVESDTPKQATTGHSTVLGIDLGVNQLAVTSTGTFWSGHEFDHWRREYEKRRASLQQCGSRHAHENIQSVGRKETGRFKMMLHRIANGIIEEAAENGCTVIAFEELTGIRGRLSGASWGHKWAFERLYEYVEYKAELHGIDVEQVDPENTSRRCSHCGFTHPDNRDSEDFECLKCGYENHADYNAAKNIGLRYLRRNQTGDGGGAPVGVRLNRGTLNANGEYEPPAGNSGQSGSPRESSSGGSQPPRRQTSSDGTLNEARSSDRAK from the coding sequence ATGGAGGTGCGGCGCACTGTCCCCGTGAAACTCGACGTGGACAGTGACGACACCGCACTTCTCCGCGAGACAATTGCTGAGTTTCTGTGGGCCGCCGACTACGTCGTTGACCACGCTTGGCAGGGCGACTACAAGACGACCAGTAAGGCACAGTTGCAGGAGGAAACCTACGACGACGTGCGAGAACAAACGCGGTTGCACGCGAATCTCGTCCAGAACGCTCGCAACAAGGCCGCCGACGCCGTACAGGGCGTCGTCGCCCGCTGGAAACAGGGCGAGTACGCTGGCAAACCACACTTCTCGAAGCCGACTGTCGTCTACGACAAACGGTGTGCGACCTTCCACGACGACCACGTTTCCCTCGCCACGATAGACGGACGTATCGAAGTCGAGTACGTCCTGCCGGACGACGACCGCGACACGCCCCACAGCCGGTATCTCGACAGCGACGATCACGAGGTGACGAGTGCGGAACTTCACAACAAGGACGGCGAGTGGTTCCTTCATCTCCGCACAAAGGCGGAGGTGGAGTCTGACACGCCGAAACAGGCAACGACCGGGCACAGCACAGTCCTCGGCATTGACCTCGGCGTAAACCAACTCGCCGTCACTTCAACGGGCACGTTCTGGAGCGGTCACGAGTTCGACCACTGGCGGCGCGAGTACGAGAAACGGCGCGCCTCACTCCAGCAATGCGGAAGCCGTCACGCTCACGAGAACATCCAGTCGGTCGGGCGCAAAGAGACGGGGCGGTTCAAGATGATGCTCCACCGGATTGCAAACGGTATCATCGAAGAAGCCGCCGAGAACGGTTGTACGGTCATCGCCTTTGAGGAGCTGACCGGCATCCGTGGCCGGCTCTCTGGTGCCTCGTGGGGGCACAAGTGGGCATTTGAGCGGTTGTACGAGTACGTCGAATACAAGGCCGAACTCCACGGTATCGATGTAGAGCAGGTGGACCCGGAGAACACCTCACGGCGTTGTTCACACTGTGGGTTCACGCACCCGGACAACCGCGACAGCGAGGACTTCGAGTGCCTGAAATGCGGGTACGAGAACCACGCCGACTACAACGCCGCCAAGAATATCGGACTGCGGTATCTCCGTCGTAACCAAACTGGGGACGGCGGAGGCGCACCCGTAGGCGTGCGCTTGAATCGCGGGACGTTGAACGCGAACGGAGAATATGAACCTCCTGCCGGAAATTCCGGCCAGAGCGGGAGTCCACGCGAAAGCTCCAGTGGAGGCTCACAGCCTCCACGTCGTCAGACCTCGTCTGACGGAACCCTCAACGAAGCGAGGTCGTCAGACCGAGCGAAGTAG
- a CDS encoding GAF domain-containing protein: MDRTVLCVDTDARISTVSTAVETEDNLTAIEARSVEDALDVIGSEPVVGVVTAYDLADGTGMDVIQAVREQTPQTPVVLFTDVSPAEIDTNSVEEVLVEYLNRDIPDATDRLGFIVNDVIDHSAQVGFLTPDNEDERLDALDQYDIDSLPIEESFERLTDLITAHFDVAVAFVGLIEEDEENFLACTGGDWDSLTREDTICTHSMLQEDVMVVEDIANDKRFNKNEQLENLGIVSYAGANMTSSDGHVIGQVCALGHEPRRYTAKEKHDLEQFADTAMEILELRQSVLDNQDVEVHQ, encoded by the coding sequence ATGGATCGTACAGTCTTATGCGTCGATACGGACGCTCGGATTTCGACAGTCTCGACAGCAGTTGAGACTGAAGACAATCTCACTGCAATTGAAGCAAGATCTGTCGAGGATGCGTTGGACGTTATCGGCAGCGAACCGGTTGTTGGTGTCGTCACCGCGTACGACCTCGCTGATGGAACCGGGATGGATGTTATACAGGCAGTTCGTGAACAGACTCCACAGACGCCAGTTGTCCTCTTCACGGATGTTTCGCCGGCCGAAATCGATACGAACTCCGTCGAGGAGGTACTCGTCGAGTATCTCAACCGGGATATCCCGGATGCGACTGACCGGCTGGGATTTATCGTCAACGACGTCATCGATCATAGTGCCCAAGTTGGCTTTCTCACCCCCGACAACGAGGACGAACGACTCGACGCACTCGACCAGTATGACATCGACTCATTGCCAATCGAAGAGAGTTTTGAGCGCCTAACGGACCTCATCACGGCACACTTCGATGTCGCAGTCGCGTTCGTTGGCCTCATCGAGGAGGACGAAGAGAACTTCCTCGCCTGTACCGGTGGGGACTGGGACTCGTTGACGCGTGAAGATACGATCTGTACGCACAGTATGCTCCAGGAAGACGTGATGGTTGTCGAAGACATTGCCAACGATAAGCGATTCAACAAAAACGAACAGTTGGAAAACCTCGGCATTGTCTCCTACGCCGGGGCGAACATGACCAGTTCCGATGGCCACGTCATCGGGCAGGTGTGTGCTCTCGGGCACGAGCCACGGCGCTACACTGCGAAAGAAAAGCACGACCTCGAACAGTTCGCCGACACGGCGATGGAAATTCTGGAACTGCGCCAGTCCGTCCTCGACAATCAGGACGTGGAGGTCCACCAATGA
- a CDS encoding HVO_0476 family zinc finger protein, which produces MSESSQRVGLPCPACSPDLETVHEVLSTGGQATVRCTECDHVHKTSLPEEQTVQRDVVVSQDGESFKSTTEPPAEETLAVGEEFLLETEEAIMTVRITSLELAEGRVEEAQTEDVETIWTRAVGNVAVNATVHPKSGGRDETRSEQLHVPGDYEFVVGATDDLGDLSFTVEGIHLRDDAVGYQHEKLDHDNDKAFAKDINRLYLRDETSDAWSAW; this is translated from the coding sequence ATGAGCGAATCTTCACAGCGAGTGGGGCTCCCCTGTCCGGCGTGCTCGCCGGATCTGGAGACGGTCCACGAGGTGCTTTCGACTGGCGGGCAGGCAACGGTCCGATGTACGGAGTGCGATCACGTCCACAAGACGTCCCTCCCCGAGGAGCAGACGGTCCAGCGCGACGTTGTCGTCTCCCAGGACGGCGAATCATTCAAATCGACGACGGAGCCGCCGGCCGAGGAGACCCTGGCCGTCGGCGAGGAGTTCCTCTTAGAGACCGAGGAGGCGATCATGACCGTCCGGATCACGAGTCTCGAACTCGCGGAGGGTCGCGTCGAGGAGGCTCAGACCGAAGACGTCGAGACGATCTGGACGCGTGCGGTCGGCAACGTCGCCGTCAACGCGACCGTCCACCCCAAGTCGGGTGGCCGCGACGAGACCCGCAGCGAGCAGTTGCACGTCCCCGGCGACTACGAGTTCGTCGTCGGCGCGACCGACGACCTCGGCGACCTTTCCTTCACCGTTGAAGGCATCCACCTCCGGGACGACGCCGTCGGGTACCAACACGAGAAACTCGATCACGACAACGACAAAGCCTTCGCAAAGGACATCAACCGGCTGTATCTCCGCGACGAGACCAGCGACGCCTGGTCGGCGTGGTGA
- a CDS encoding protein-L-isoaspartate(D-aspartate) O-methyltransferase has product MGWWDSGGEGSGDGESGFERQRDELIEQLRKRERVSERALDALAAVPRHEFVPESKRRHAYADRPLPIGEGQTISAPHMVAIMVDCLELEPGQAVLEIGTGCGYHAAVTAEVVGGENVYSVEYHSSLAERARDRLAKLGYGDISITVGDGHDGWPEHAPYDRAYLTAAASAVPDALLDQLRPGGIFLGPIGDRRQTLVRIQKRPDGSTERETFGGVRFVQMQGGT; this is encoded by the coding sequence ATGGGCTGGTGGGACTCCGGCGGTGAGGGGTCCGGTGATGGCGAGAGCGGTTTCGAGCGCCAGCGCGACGAGTTGATCGAGCAACTCCGAAAGCGCGAGCGCGTCAGCGAGCGTGCGCTCGATGCCCTGGCTGCCGTCCCTCGCCACGAGTTCGTCCCCGAAAGCAAACGTCGACACGCCTACGCCGACCGGCCGCTGCCGATCGGCGAGGGCCAGACCATCAGTGCGCCGCACATGGTGGCCATCATGGTCGACTGCCTCGAACTCGAACCCGGCCAGGCGGTACTGGAGATCGGTACCGGCTGTGGGTATCATGCGGCCGTCACCGCCGAGGTCGTGGGCGGGGAGAACGTCTACAGCGTCGAGTACCATTCCTCACTGGCCGAGCGCGCGCGTGATCGACTCGCCAAACTCGGCTATGGGGACATCTCGATCACTGTCGGTGACGGCCACGACGGCTGGCCCGAACACGCGCCCTACGACCGGGCGTACCTGACCGCGGCGGCCAGTGCAGTGCCGGACGCGCTTCTCGATCAGCTTCGACCGGGCGGAATCTTCCTCGGGCCGATCGGCGACCGTCGCCAGACGCTCGTCCGGATTCAGAAACGTCCGGATGGCTCGACCGAACGCGAGACCTTCGGCGGTGTGCGCTTCGTTCAGATGCAAGGCGGGACGTAG
- a CDS encoding fluoride efflux transporter FluC — protein sequence MNPAILVGVGGTLGALARHLVGQRVETDYADTLAVNVIGSFLLGTIVAAPVGDPVALAFGTGFCGAFTTFSTFAFETVRLYETGKQRRALANASVHLVAALVAVGLGSLLVGIVLG from the coding sequence ATGAATCCGGCCATCCTCGTCGGGGTCGGTGGGACACTGGGCGCACTCGCCCGGCACCTGGTCGGCCAGCGCGTCGAAACTGACTACGCCGATACGCTCGCCGTCAACGTCATCGGAAGCTTCCTGTTGGGGACGATCGTGGCCGCGCCGGTCGGTGACCCGGTCGCGCTGGCGTTCGGGACCGGCTTCTGTGGCGCGTTCACGACCTTCTCGACGTTCGCCTTCGAGACTGTCCGGCTCTACGAGACCGGGAAACAGCGTCGCGCCCTCGCCAACGCGTCAGTCCACCTCGTCGCCGCACTGGTCGCCGTCGGTTTGGGGTCGCTGCTGGTCGGTATCGTCCTGGGATGA
- a CDS encoding metallophosphoesterase, giving the protein MKIGVIADTHDASDVIERAVERFIVEDVEAVIHCGDIVAPFSATPFDADFDFYAVRGNNDGEWALADTVEAFGTYLEEMGELTFDGVDFAVYHGTSDAIVDALVESGSYDYVLHGHTHERVSEERDGTVRLNPGGVPIPQAPNPPAALVVDTETGGIEAFELD; this is encoded by the coding sequence ATGAAAATCGGCGTCATCGCGGACACGCACGACGCAAGCGACGTGATCGAGCGAGCAGTCGAGCGCTTCATCGTCGAGGATGTCGAAGCCGTGATCCACTGCGGCGACATCGTCGCGCCGTTTTCGGCGACGCCCTTCGACGCGGACTTCGATTTCTACGCCGTCCGCGGCAACAACGACGGCGAGTGGGCACTCGCCGACACGGTCGAGGCGTTCGGGACCTACCTGGAGGAGATGGGTGAGTTGACGTTTGACGGGGTTGATTTTGCGGTCTATCATGGGACCAGCGACGCCATCGTCGACGCGCTGGTCGAGTCAGGGAGCTACGACTACGTCCTCCACGGCCACACCCACGAACGAGTCAGCGAGGAACGCGACGGGACGGTCCGGCTCAATCCCGGCGGGGTTCCGATCCCGCAGGCCCCGAACCCGCCGGCTGCGCTCGTCGTCGACACCGAGACGGGTGGGATCGAGGCGTTCGAACTCGATTGA
- a CDS encoding aminopeptidase — translation MSDTGLRGPAETAVLQCLALESGESCLIVTDDERRPIGEALYAVASETTDDAMIIQYPPGDQHGEEPPEPVATAMASADVVLAPTTKSLTHTRARTDATDAGARVATLPGITEEVFTTGLDVDYTEIHAASERLLDAVEDAAELRVTSPQGTDITVTPGDREWQLDTGIVHEPGQLSNLPAGEIFLSPETADGTIVVTGTMAPHGLLDKAQSIRLEVEDGYVTSIDDDTIREQVETAAEEVGRDAYNLAELGIGTNVGVVQLVGSVLLDEKAGGTVHFAVGDDAGIGGDTDAPIHLDGILRNPTVYADGEEIDLPTP, via the coding sequence ATGAGCGATACAGGACTACGTGGCCCGGCCGAGACCGCAGTGTTGCAGTGTCTGGCCCTCGAAAGCGGGGAGTCGTGTCTGATCGTGACCGACGACGAGCGCCGGCCGATCGGCGAGGCGCTGTATGCGGTCGCCAGCGAGACGACAGACGACGCGATGATCATCCAGTACCCGCCGGGCGATCAGCACGGCGAGGAACCGCCGGAACCGGTGGCGACGGCGATGGCGAGTGCCGATGTCGTGCTCGCGCCGACGACCAAGAGTCTCACCCACACCCGGGCGCGGACCGACGCGACCGACGCCGGCGCACGGGTTGCGACGCTGCCAGGGATCACTGAGGAGGTCTTCACGACCGGTCTGGACGTCGATTATACGGAGATCCACGCGGCGAGTGAGCGACTGCTCGACGCCGTCGAAGACGCCGCGGAACTCCGCGTTACGTCGCCACAGGGTACCGACATCACAGTCACCCCCGGCGACAGGGAGTGGCAACTCGACACCGGGATCGTCCACGAACCCGGCCAGCTGTCGAACCTTCCCGCGGGCGAGATATTTCTGAGCCCGGAGACTGCCGACGGGACAATCGTGGTCACGGGGACGATGGCACCCCATGGGCTGCTCGATAAGGCACAGTCGATCCGCCTCGAAGTCGAGGACGGGTACGTTACGTCGATCGACGACGACACGATCCGCGAGCAGGTCGAAACCGCCGCCGAGGAGGTCGGCCGGGATGCGTACAACCTCGCGGAACTCGGTATCGGAACCAACGTCGGGGTCGTCCAGCTCGTCGGCTCGGTCCTCTTAGACGAGAAAGCCGGCGGCACTGTCCACTTCGCAGTCGGTGACGACGCCGGCATCGGCGGGGACACCGACGCGCCGATTCACCTCGACGGGATCCTCCGGAATCCGACAGTGTACGCCGACGGCGAGGAGATCGACTTGCCGACGCCGTAG
- a CDS encoding UPF0175 family protein — protein MGTISARVPDDLEDELEMYLEEERLDRSTAVRKLLAEGLEDWRRDRAIERFEAGDISFSRAAELADMSVWDFTRLLEERDVTWVADDHLADDIDSL, from the coding sequence ATGGGAACGATTTCGGCGCGCGTCCCCGACGATCTCGAGGACGAACTGGAGATGTACCTCGAGGAGGAGCGTCTCGACCGGAGTACGGCCGTTCGGAAGCTCCTTGCGGAGGGGCTCGAAGACTGGCGACGCGATCGGGCGATCGAACGATTCGAGGCCGGTGATATCTCCTTCTCGCGGGCGGCCGAACTCGCGGACATGTCGGTGTGGGACTTCACCCGTCTGCTCGAGGAACGGGACGTGACCTGGGTCGCCGACGATCACCTAGCGGACGATATCGACTCTCTCTGA
- a CDS encoding protein-L-isoaspartate O-methyltransferase family protein, whose translation MDRAVLREDMVDGLRHRRESLLSEAAVASAMGTVPRHDFFDDDRTAYADRETERLGTRVLAPSTVARLFDALAPEPDDSVLIVGAGIGYTAALAAEIVGPERVHAVDITRRVVYEARENLATAGYDAVLVDCRDGSEGLAEYAPYDRILLEAAAVNPPRALLDQLAPDGRLVMPLGARDQTLVTVEGGEVCQRHGGVAFAPLLVEGEQSGAVERNRTHREDRERAQQAAQSRTGWEQDWIDWDG comes from the coding sequence ATGGACCGGGCGGTGTTGCGCGAGGACATGGTCGACGGGCTCCGCCACCGGCGTGAGAGCCTCCTCAGCGAGGCAGCCGTGGCAAGTGCGATGGGAACTGTCCCGCGCCACGACTTCTTCGATGACGACCGCACGGCGTACGCCGATCGCGAGACCGAGCGACTCGGAACGCGGGTTCTCGCACCGAGTACCGTCGCCCGACTGTTCGACGCGCTCGCACCCGAACCCGACGATTCGGTCCTGATCGTCGGCGCAGGCATTGGATACACGGCCGCGCTCGCGGCGGAGATCGTGGGCCCCGAGCGCGTCCACGCCGTCGACATCACCCGCCGGGTGGTGTACGAGGCTCGCGAGAATCTCGCCACCGCCGGCTACGACGCCGTCCTCGTCGACTGTCGGGACGGCAGTGAGGGGCTGGCCGAGTACGCACCGTATGATCGGATTCTGCTCGAAGCGGCGGCAGTGAACCCCCCGCGCGCACTCCTTGACCAGCTGGCCCCCGACGGCCGACTGGTCATGCCCCTGGGAGCGCGTGACCAGACGCTCGTGACCGTCGAGGGCGGCGAAGTCTGTCAGCGCCACGGTGGTGTCGCCTTCGCCCCGTTGCTCGTCGAGGGCGAGCAAAGCGGTGCCGTCGAGCGCAACCGGACCCACCGCGAGGACCGCGAGCGCGCCCAGCAAGCCGCCCAATCGAGGACCGGCTGGGAACAGGACTGGATCGACTGGGACGGCTAG